One Mercurialis annua linkage group LG3, ddMerAnnu1.2, whole genome shotgun sequence DNA window includes the following coding sequences:
- the LOC126670975 gene encoding pectate lyase-like, with protein sequence MEVGKVVLIFVIAFASIIPSLKGNIAEYDEVWQKRAENSKKAMMDAYVPNPLEVTEELNQLNNANKKSNTTSLEEIKSDDDEDEDNEKYNTDDDKDDKDDDDKKDDEGDDKEDDDDEEEDDKSNGAKGNTTHESESETGSSNSTRRNLRQGKRKYKGPCHTTNPIDRCWRCKKNWAANRKGLAKCALGFGRKTTGGKAGKIYIVTKNTDDDTVNPKPGTLRHAVIQKEPLWIVFARDMNIKLQKELIINNDKTIDGRGANVHIAYGAGIMIQYVKNVIIHGLHIHHITAASGGLIRDSPSHFGLRTNSDGDGISIFGSTNVWIDHVSMSRCQDGLIDAIQGSTGITISNSHFTHHNDVILLGASDSFSGDQFMQVTLAYNHFGQGLVQRMPRCRWGFFHVVNNDYTNWLMYAIGGSMHPTIISQGNRFIAPDNKALKEITKRDYASEAEWKNWIWRSEGDLLMNGAFYVQSGNPNLRMKPSKKYIIKAKPGIYATRMTRNAGALNCKRGKKC encoded by the exons ATGGAGGTGGGTAAGGTAGTTTTGATATTTGTAATTGCATTTGCCTCAATCATCCCAAGCTTGAAAGGAAATATTGCAGAATATGATGAGGTTTGGCAGAAAAGAGCTGAAAATTCCAAGAAAGCTATGATGGATGCTTATGTACCCAATCCATTAGAAGTCACTGAAGAACTCAACCAATTAAACAATGC GAACAAGAAAAGCAACACAACTAGCCTAGAAGAAATCAAATCTGATGACGACGAGGACGAagataatgaaaaatataacaCTGATGATGACAAGGACGACAAGGACGACGATGATAAAAAAGACGACGAGGGTGATGACAAAGAAGACGacgatgatgaagaagaagatgacaAGTCGAATGGAGCAAAGGGCAACACGACTCATGAATCAGAATCCGAAACAGGATCATCAAACAGCACAAGAAGAAACCTAAGacaaggaaaaagaaaatacaAAGGTCCATGTCATACAACGAACCCCATCGACCGATGCTGGAGATGTAAGAAAAACTGGGCTGCAAACCGAAAAGGATTAGCGAAATGTGCACTCGGATTCGGTCGTAAAACCACCGGAGGAAAAGCCGGAAAGATCTACATTGTTACTAAGAATACCGATGATGATACAGTAAACCCTAAACCCGGAACTTTAAGACATGCCGTTATTCAAAAAGAGCCGTTATGGATCGTTTTCGCACGAGACATGAACatcaaattacaaaaagaacTTATTATTAACAACGATAAGACAATCGATGGTCGCGGAGCTAATGTTCATATTGCTTATGGTGCTGGTATTATGATACAGTATGTGAAGAATGTGATCATTCATGGGTTACATATTCATCATATTACAGCTGCTAGTGGTGGCCTTATTAGAGACTCACCGAGTCATTTCGGATTAAGAACTAATAGTGATGGTGATGGTATCTCAATCTTTGGTTCAACCAATGTTTGGATTGATCATGTTTCTATGTCTCGTTGCCAAGACGGCCTTATCGATGCTATTCAGGGATCCACCGGTATCACCATTTCTAATTCTCACTTCACCCACCATAATGAT GTGATATTGTTGGGAGCAAGTGATAGCTTTTCAGGAGATCAATTTATGCAAGTAACACTTGCATACAATCATTTTGGTCAAGGATTAGTTCAAAGAATGCCAAGATGCAGATGGGGTTTCTTCCATGTTGTTAACAATGACTACACTAACTGGTTGATGTATGCCATTGGTGGTAGCATGCATCCTACCATTATTAGTCAGGGTAACCGATTTATCGCCCCCGATAATAAAGCTCTCAAAGAG ATAACTAAAAGAGATTATGCCTCAGAAGCTGAATGGAAAAACTGGATATGGAGATCAGAAGGTGATCTTCTAATGAATGGAGCATTCTATGTTCAGTCTGGAAACCCTAATTTGAGGATGAAACCAAGCAAGAAGTATATAATTAAAGCCAAGCCTGGAATTTATGCTACAAGAATGACACGTAATGCAGGTGCACTTAACTGCAAAAGAGGCAAAAAATGTTAG